From the Argentina anserina chromosome 3, drPotAnse1.1, whole genome shotgun sequence genome, the window AGAGATGATGGTGCTGCATCCTCTTCTATTAACTTGCTAGTGATTTTCATTCTTATCAACAATCTCTATAAAAGTATAAACTGTCTGTATTCTATTcatagaaatatatatatatatcagtcccTATTCAGAataaaacttcactctgaaattatagagtgaagttctaattttggcacttttcagtcaaaatttacgtatggtattcaagatcatctctacaaagtttcatccaatttgacaatggtttgagctttcaaaattgagatttacacgaacggttcacgttgaacagttttaattcattcattgatttaatctaatttcaatacattaacgatgtcctagttagatgaaatttttttgagatgatcttgaattacatgcctaaatattgaatcgtttatggtgaaaacatttgacctgtcaaaattggaacttcactatatatatatatatatatatagtccctatccagagtgaaggttcactctgaaatttcagagcgaagttctaatttttgcacacttttcggtcaaatgttttcaacataagtgattcaatatttaaatatgctattcaagatcatctctataaagtttcatctaatttaacaatgatttgagctttcaaaattgagatttacacgaacggtttacgttgaacagttttaattcattcattgatttaatctaattttaataccttaacgatgtccgaattagatgaaattttgtagagatgatcttgaataacatacctaaatattgaatcgcttatattgaaaaaatttgaccgaaaagtgtgttaaaattagaacttcactttgAAACTTCTGAATAAATCTTctctggatatggactatatatatatctatatatatatatatatatatatatatatatatatatatatatatatagtgctgGGTGCTCGTGGTAGCCACAACAGCTTTCCTCCAGAAAAATCCCCCGCGTCTCTCCCCCGCCGACCTCCTTATAATTCTCCGTTGATATCTCAGACACGATTGGGTGATGTCAGACAAGTTCTCCGCCACGCTTCGGATTGGAGACCTCAACGACTACATAGCTCCGTCTCAGGCTTGCATAGTCTCCCTCAAATCCACCTCCACAAAACCCTCCGATCAATCCCAGGTCACTTTCAGCTCACCATGTATATCAATTTACACTAACTCTATTGGTTTAATCATATAagcttaattttttaattaatttgtcAAGGTTTCAACTCCCAGCAAGCAATTGAATACCGAACCCGTCAAAATTTCACTCAAAGATTGCTTAGCATGCAGGTAATGAGATGCTTTGTAGTCAAAAACTTTACTTTTCTCTGATGATCGAGTTCAAATTTCGCATTTTCATGTATAAAGATTGAACCTTTAGAATTCATTTAGTTGAGGAACTATTGCACCGTGATTAGGACTATCTCAGCTAAGCTGTTAGTCTCTGTCATGGAGATAATATAGTTCACTTGTTCGAATTTCGCGATTTCCATGTATAAAAAATGAGCATTTAGAACTCATGTAGTTGAGGACTGTCTCAGCCGAGCTATAAAATTTAGTCTTAGAGATGATATATCtgtgatttggtgtgactGTGCAGCGGGTGCATAACATCTGCGGAGACAATTATGCTGGAGAAGCAAAGTTTGgatgagtttcttttgaatattgATAAAGGAAAAGCTGTCATTGTCTCCCTATCTCCCCAATCAAGAGCGTCGCTTGCGGTTCATTTTGGGATTTCACAACTTCAGGTAATATAGCAACTTCTAAGTACCTAACTTGAATATTGAGTTTAAACTCAAATTGAGGAAAAGCCTAATCATATAATGTTTATATCATGATCGATGTCTTCAGTGCATATTTCTTAGTACTTAAAAGGTTTCTTTTTTAATACCTATTCAGATTGACTTTCCGATATAGGTGGCAACTTATTTGACACCCCAGTGcactttgaaattttaataTCACAGTTTGCTCCCATTTTCAGGTTTTTAGGAAATTGACAACTCTTTTCAAGTCCTTGGGCGTAAAGGCTATATTTGACACAAGTTGCAGTAGAGATTTAACTCTTGTTGAATCTTGTAAAGAATTCATCACAAGGTACAACAAAGCAACTGATGATGAAAGCCGCAAATCTTTTTTGCCCATGATTTCATCAGCATGTCCAGGTATATCAACATATCCACAGTTTGATAATTGCTTCGCATCCTTATTTCATTCCCCCTCCTCAGCATAGACTGAAGAGGGACAGAGGCATAAGAGgaaaatataatttcatttttatcagAGAGTAGTTCAACTCTTATTAAAATCTCATTTTGTAGTGAAGGAAATTGATGAAGCTACATATGATTGCAGGTTGGGTATGCTATGCTGAAAAAACTCTTGGATCCTATGTACTGCCTTATATTTCTTCAGTGAAAAGTCCCCAGCAAACAATGGGAGTTATTGTTAAAAAGCATATCTGCCAAGAAATGGGTCTTAGGTAGCTTTTATCTGGCTAATATCCTACTCtgctcacttttttttttctgaaattgTGATTGAAAATAATGATGTGAATCATTTCTGTGAAAGATGGGATTTTAAGAACTAAAATATTATATGTTGATAAACTTCTCATTTAGTCAAATTATTGTTGTTGCCACAGTCTGCGTTGTTGGCGTTTTATgtatagatgatgaaataATTTACCTGTAGTTAGGTGATATTCACCAGATTATCTTTGTGCTCCTCCTCATTCCTTTTCTTGATTCATTTTGTATCATTAATCTGAAGTGTGGAAAGTGATCATTTATGTAATGGTATAGTGTACTAGCATCATtatctttcctttttcctataaatttcatgaaatttttgatgttCTTGGATTCATAGACATGCTATAAACAGCGTCTTCCAGATCCAACAGGAGCTAATTGGGCATTAGTGTATGAATTTTGATGTATTTAGTGTTCTCAGGGTGCAACAGGAAGTATATAACTGAAATATGTTATATTTTCTTTGTATATGCCTGATCAACCAGCATGTATTTGACAGGCCAGATGATGTTTACCATGTAACAGTGATGCCTTGTTATGATAAGAAACTTGAGGCGTCACGCGATGACTTTGTATTTAAAGTTGATCAAGCCAATAGTAATGAAAATGGAAGTGTTAGCGTTAGCGTTTCAGAGGTAGATTCAGTGTTGACAACTGGAGAAGTTTTAGATCTGATTCAGGTGAGTCCAGAACTTGACATGTTTGTCCCATATCTACTTTTTTGTCTCTGAATGATCCTGACATCTAACATCTTAATTGCTGTGGGGTGCTTGCAGTTAAAAGGTGTTGATTTTGAGGGCTTAGAAGAGTCTCCTCTTGATAGCATGTAAGACCTGCAAATGTTTCAATAAGTTTTCCTTCATGTGCTGCGCAATATTAACACATGTTTTTCTGCCAGGTTGACAAATTTTAGAGATGGACACCTTCACGGAGTCCGTGGAGGCTCAGGGGGTTATGCAGAAACAGTTTTCCGATATGCTGCTAAAGTCATCTTTGGAAGAGAAATTGAAGGCCCTGTGGACTtcagaattattaaaaattcgGACTTCCAGGAAGTGACTTTAGAGGTATGAAAATGTTGTAAGGATTCACATATTTGCTTGGCTTAGGATGTAGTCCTTGCAACTTGAGCTATGTTGATCTTTGGCCCATCTCTGCATGATAAACGAGTGAAGAACACCAGATTTTTTGCCACTGGTTCTCTTGTCTGTATCATAGCCTTTGAATGAGCCAATTATGAATTCTGTTTGTTGATCTGTACGGCGTTCTGGCTTTTATGCATCCGGAACTTGTTTTAGGTAATGGTATCAGAAACACTAAAGTTGTACTATTCTAATCCCTAGAACTTGTATCCAGAATTTTTTTGTCATTACTCCAAGTGTAATACCCAAGTGTTGAAATGCATGTTTGAAGTGTTTTAGTGTGTGCATCTCTGAAGGTTAAAGTTGCTTTACTGTGTAGAtttaaaaactttttttttacttcctTGTGTAAGCATTCACTGCTCATTTTTGTGTAAGTTATTGATGTGTGCTTCCATTTAGGTGGAAGGGAGGACTGTATTGAAGTTTGCACTATGTTATGGTTTTCGAAACCTGCAAAATGTTGTCAGGAAAATCAAGACTGGGAAATGTGATTATCACTTTCTAGAGATCATGGCATGCCCTTCAGGTATGCTTCTTTTAAATTCTTAAATTCACTTATTATTTCTGTTAaactagattttttttttactttataCTAATATGATATTTGCACAGGTTGCTTAAATGGTGGAGGACAGATTAAGCCGAAACCTGGGCAATCTGCAAAGCAGTTGATTCCGTTATTACAAGCAGCTTATGCAGACAATGTGAGCAtctttttacttttacaagTTTTGCCATTTTAAGTGATAGATGTTTAATATTTCTCTAGTCCTTGCACATAAGTTGGACTATTAGAGCAATAGACCTGACAGCATGTCATACAATTGTTTTTCAAGTCAACCACGTTCACCCTTGGGCTCTGAACTTCAAAAGTTGCTTACCAAGGCAGATATTGGTTTAGAGCTGATAATCCTTAACCTCATATTGTCTTCACCTCCATCATTtgttaattaatattatttggaGAGAGTTCAAACTTAGGACATCATCCAATATTGTTGATGTAAATACCCACTATTTTatatttcaaaaaataaattgaaaggAAGACCCTATGGGTTCACCATATGATAGGATCATAATACTTGCATAGTTCCACTCTTGTTCTGTCTTAAGAGAGGCAACCTCTTTGATAAAGATAAGATGTCCATTGAACCCAAGAAAGAGTTTCTGCTAGACCCAGGTTTTCCACGCAGGATCCACTGTACTGTAAATATTCGCATAACTTTATTAGCCGTCTCTGGTGGCATTGAAACCTTTTTTTGGCCTTTGGAAAGTTATGCCTTTAGACTTATATTGACAATCTCTGAAAAATTCACAGGTTTTGGTATCTGATCCTTTTGGAAATCCAATGGTGCAAAGCTTATACAACGAGTGGCTTGAGAAACCTGGTTCAGAGAAGGCCAAGCAACTCATGCACACAGAGTACCACCCTATAGAGAAAAGCATAACTTCTCAGTTGCACAATTGGTGATGAATATCCCTGCTTGGACATCCAGTTTTCTCAACAAGAAGCGAACATGCCTAGGCAATCGGGGTTGTGTAAGAAGGCTCATGACTGGGATGCGTCAAATTTTGATATAGGGAaccgataattttttttgacaattttttttgCCAACTAATGTCATGTACAGTATATAGAGAACTTAGTgaatagaagaaaagaatCAATTGCATTATTTACAATTATCATATTTCTGTCAGTCTGTCCAATACGAAAAATCAATCTGGAGTATCATATGGCCCGTCTTATAATGCAAAGCCGCTTCTACTCTTAAAGGCAAATTATGTTGGTTAGTGGTTGTCTTGTGCCGACGGAAATGGCATATCCATCAAACTTTGTTTGAGGTAGCAACGAAGATAAGTTAGCCTATCAATAAAAATTTAAGACATACTTCGACTAACCCTTTCCTTGAACAATCAGTTCATCAAGATGtttaacaatatatatgtggTGGCACTTGAGACAATTTAATTAAGTGCTTAAAAAAGCCATAACTTAATTGGACCTGTACCCTTTAACCCATATATTTCCAAACGCACTTGGTGTCGAGGCTATTGTCTGTAAAGTTGTCCATAAAGAAAGAGCTAGAAAGAGAGACTTGGGGCAACGGTGACCTGAAACCATGGACAGGGACAAGCTCAGGATGAGCTAGGGTGGAAGAACATGCTTCAGTTGCTTGCCCCTCGTGAGGCGTGTTGGATTCATGCTCTCATCGTGGTGAAGTAATTTCTCagtacctctctctctctctctctctctctctctctctctctctctctcatcgcCTTCACTGTCTTCAGCTCTTGTTAACCTTTCTTGTAATAGAGCAATGGAGGAATCTTGATACCAGTGACATAGTGGCTTTCCCTGTCCATTTATTTGATCAGCAACTAGTTGAACTGTTGAAGTTTCTTTGGCTTTTAAAGTTGAGGTATGGTGAGTACAGAGTACCTATCGAGTACCGCTAGCTATAGTCTTAAGTAGCTATAATTTCATGCATATACATGCATGGTAGATAGAGTGAGATGCATGAATATAACTACAGTATGGGGTTGTTCATCTGCTTCGATTAGTTTACTGAGTAGGTTTAGTCCTTCGATTCGATATAATTCAAAGTggttaagaaaaaaaaggctCGGGAATCAGCTGAGAATTTGCAAGGTACAAAGGGAAAAGGGTCGTGTGGCCATATCTTAGGGCTGTactttatttgtttgtttgatgTATGCAGGGAAGAGAGGTTAAAGTGCTAAACAGCCAAAGGCATTACTGTTATAGAAGAAAATGGTTTTGAGAAGAGtccaaagagaaagagaatgtTAGAAGTTGGAACAAGCACTTGCATGGAAGGAAGTGTTTGTTGGAATAATTGGTTGGATGCATGATACTCTGTCAATTAACAAGCTGCTGTTACTCCCAAAAAGCCCTAGCTTTTGAAGATGAGAGAGCTAACtagcttttcttcttcctagTGGAGCGTTGTATTTGAAGCGCCCTTTTCTTCCTCTAGTTTTTCGCTCAAGTAACAACGAAGTGGGGCGGCACGAACAATAATGTGTGACAAAGACAAAAATACCAACATTCTTTCTCAATAGATGTGTGTGTTTTTGTCTTCGAGTCTTTGGAATAGAATGGCATGCAGAAAAGAAGCTGCGCATACTAGACGAGCTGGATCGGATGCTTCTTTTATGGAGCATGAAATTAAAAGAGCCCGATCTTTTCAAACAGATAAGTTTCTTCATACTCCGAAGCTCGAAATATTGATAATATAGAAAAACTTTTATCTAGACAAAGCGTGCAATTAAAGGTCCTACTATAGTTATCCATTGGCATCGTGTTTGGGTAAATGCACCATATGCACAAGTACAACTGTACATGTGAAATCTAGCCATGTTCATGTATATACAGTAATTTTCTAAATTAGAATAATATTATGCCTAGTTCAAAACCACTTAAAAAAAACAGCTTCTATGTAAAGTTGTAAACAGCTTCGTTGGAGAATTATTACAAAAGAGTGTTGTATGGTTTGAACAAGATTTGAGCGGTTTCGCAAGCCAcgtatattttcttttgaaacgaACAAGCCACGTATTTATGAATATATGAATCGCCTGAATTTTTTCGACACTTGATGATCGGCGGTTGAAATGTATGGATAAATTTTTGCCTGAAATTGATTTAAAAGAAGTTAAGGACCTGTGTTTCCACCCCAATATGAGGCTTCCAGCGATGGGGCATCTTCAAATTCTTCAAACTCATTTTGCAGAAATTTAGTCGAACTTTTGGCACATATAATACGGACCCTTCCATGAATGTGGAATTGAATAACActactatatatacgtacacCGTGATAGTAGTACAACTCCATACTTATTATAGTGAGCGCGCTTTATGCAATGCATGCATATTCCTTAGTTATTGATTCTTACAGTGCAAGTCATTACTACTAGTACATTGTATAGGGTGCATGCATGGCCGCTTCGATCTattacaaatacaaaacttGGAAACCagtgtttttttctttggctAGCGAACTGCGTCAAATACATAACTTCAAAGTATTTTCAGCCGGCTTTGAGAGGGTTATTAATTACTACATTTCCATAAAAGTATCAAAAGAAGTATGATCGAAAGCTAGTTGTTTTACAGCTAGCTAGAGGGCTAGAGGTGCAGAGATGTATCTACATCATCAGAGTCACACTCCCCAGAAATATCGAACTTGGTCGATGAACAAGTTTCTGCCGAAGATGATAAAGATGAAGAGGTCTCTGTGACCGTTGGCCACAAGTTGATCAACAGCGGGATCTCATGaatcatcttcctcctcctcctatgTATATAGTACTCCTCCTCACGCTTTCTCTTCTGCAACTGCAATGTTGGCCACAGGCACAGCGAAGGTGGTGATGGAGATCCATGACCATGAGCAAGCTGGACATGATGATCACGAGCATCAGGATGGATCAGCAACCTTGCCGCTTCAGGCTTGTAGTTCATGGAATGGTTTGGCTCAGAGAGAGCAAGCCTTTTCAAAACCTCTTTATGTTCTCTCATTACCTTCACTCTCTGCAGCTCTCTGAACCTCTCCTGTAATAGAGCAATGGAGGAACGAACGACTGCAACGCCGTCGTTGCTAATATTCCTACCCATTTGACCACAAGCTCAAAATGTTTTAGATACAAAACTGGTGTGGTAAGAAGTTACCTCCGGGGGGAGCCTTAAGTAGGTTTCATGCATACATAGGAAATCAGGGTTATATAGTGACATGTATCTACAAGATTGTCTCTTCAGTTAGTTTAAATAATGAGAACTGAGTCCTTCGATGAAATCCTAAGTGatataagaaaaaagaaagagaatcggCAGAGTATCTGCAAAGTCCAAACAGAAAAGGCCGTGTGGCCAAATCTAAAGGCAGTTTGTTTGTGGGGGGAGAGACAGAGACATCGGCGATAGTTGGCAATGGCCAAAAGAGAAACAGGGTTTGGAGAAAAGTCCAAGGAGAATGTATAGAAACAGAGGCTAGTACTATGGAATAGTGTGTTTGGAATTGGATATATGATGCTGTTTCTCCCGCAAAACCCTACTCTTTTAGTTTTTACCCTCCATTTTCTCTTGTTCACTTGGGTCAGTTGGGTGGGTTTCGAACCTCCTTTTAAACTGTATTTTTCACTTAATTTGTGTGAGATGTGAGGGGCGGTGTGATCAACTTTGCAACACAATAAGACAAACCTAGCAACATTCTC encodes:
- the LOC126786551 gene encoding protein NAR1 isoform X1, which translates into the protein MSDKFSATLRIGDLNDYIAPSQACIVSLKSTSTKPSDQSQVSTPSKQLNTEPVKISLKDCLACSGCITSAETIMLEKQSLDEFLLNIDKGKAVIVSLSPQSRASLAVHFGISQLQVFRKLTTLFKSLGVKAIFDTSCSRDLTLVESCKEFITRYNKATDDESRKSFLPMISSACPGWVCYAEKTLGSYVLPYISSVKSPQQTMGVIVKKHICQEMGLRPDDVYHVTVMPCYDKKLEASRDDFVFKVDQANSNENGSVSVSVSEVDSVLTTGEVLDLIQLKGVDFEGLEESPLDSMLTNFRDGHLHGVRGGSGGYAETVFRYAAKVIFGREIEGPVDFRIIKNSDFQEVTLEVEGRTVLKFALCYGFRNLQNVVRKIKTGKCDYHFLEIMACPSGCLNGGGQIKPKPGQSAKQLIPLLQAAYADNVLVSDPFGNPMVQSLYNEWLEKPGSEKAKQLMHTEYHPIEKSITSQLHNW
- the LOC126786551 gene encoding protein NAR1 isoform X2, with amino-acid sequence MLEKQSLDEFLLNIDKGKAVIVSLSPQSRASLAVHFGISQLQVFRKLTTLFKSLGVKAIFDTSCSRDLTLVESCKEFITRYNKATDDESRKSFLPMISSACPGWVCYAEKTLGSYVLPYISSVKSPQQTMGVIVKKHICQEMGLRPDDVYHVTVMPCYDKKLEASRDDFVFKVDQANSNENGSVSVSVSEVDSVLTTGEVLDLIQLKGVDFEGLEESPLDSMLTNFRDGHLHGVRGGSGGYAETVFRYAAKVIFGREIEGPVDFRIIKNSDFQEVTLEVEGRTVLKFALCYGFRNLQNVVRKIKTGKCDYHFLEIMACPSGCLNGGGQIKPKPGQSAKQLIPLLQAAYADNVLVSDPFGNPMVQSLYNEWLEKPGSEKAKQLMHTEYHPIEKSITSQLHNW